A stretch of DNA from Malus sylvestris chromosome 9, drMalSylv7.2, whole genome shotgun sequence:
CCCACTATAGCCACGGCTCGGACCTTCGCCGCCATCGAAACCCTCCTGATCAACCACCATTCATTTCTCGGCGCATCCGCCCCCGAGCTCGTACTCCCCGCAAATGGTGCCGTCGCCGGCGAGGCTAGGTTATACACCGTCTCTGCACCGAGGACGAAGTTGGGTTCTTCGTACGGGTATCAAGTAAGGGACTTGCACGCGAAATGTGGGGCGTTGAGTTTTCAAGCGTCGACGGCTCTGGGCGCGCAGCTCGCCGTTGATTACTCGGACGACGAGTCGAGTAGAAGGAGCGGTGACGATGAAGGACTCGAGATCGCGAAACTAGGGATTGCTAAGGAGATCGTGTCGGCTTTGGCCAATAAGGGTATCAGCAAGCTGTTCCCCATACAGGTGATTAATCATTTCCCAAATTTGTGCTCTGTTTAGTTGatgagaaaatgattgaaaaatatgattttttttagtttttttgttgGTTGATTTGTGTATGGACTATGTATTAATTCATTGTTTGGGGATTTTGTCTACAGAGGGCTGTGTTGGAACCTGCGATGCAAGGGCGGGATATGATTGGTCGCGCACGAACAGGAACAGGGAAAACTCTTGCGTTTGGGATACCCATTTTGGATAAAATCTTTAAACACAATGCCATAAAGGGGTTTGTTTCTCATATCAAAATCATTAGTTAGATTGTTAATGTGCTCGGTAGGGGTTTTCGGTATGATTATCAGATTTCCTCTTTGCAGCATTTTCCTTTTGGTTTTTGGAGTATGGATTTGATTTATGTTTGATTATATATAGGCGTGGAAAGAGTCCTTTGGCTTTGGTTTTGGCCCCGACAAGAGAACTTGCAAAGCAAGTTGAGAAGGAATTCCATGATGCAGCACCTGGTTTGGAGACAATCTGTGTCTATGGTGGTACCCCCATTTCAAGTCAAATGAGAGCGCTTGACTATGGAGTTGATGTGGCTGTTGGCACGCCTGGTCGTGTAATTGATCTTATCAATAGGGGAGCCCTGAATTTAGGGGAAGTTCAGTTTGTTGTTCTTGATGAAGCTGATCAGATGCTCCAGGTGGGATTCCAGGAGGCTGTAGAGACAATCTTAGAGAGGGTACCAAAGAAACGTCAGACGTTGTTGTTTTCTGCAACAATGCCCAATTGGATTAGAAAGCTTACTCAGAATTATCTAAAAGATCCAGCTGTTATTGATCTAGTAAGTATGTTTTTTTTAGTCTGTTCTTCGTCGACCTTGTGTAGCTATTTGTAGGATCGGATCATAAGAGTGGCATGCTAAACCGAGTACAACCACCTTAAAAAAGAAGGTTTTCTCTTCATTTCAAAATTGTTGTGGTGCTTAATGAATGTGACCTGATGGTTTCTATGACTGACAAGGATACTTTTGGTTAAATTGAATGAGCAACTTGTCTTGTCCATTTATGTCTGGATATTTAGTGAAAGTTTGCAAAGACGGAAGAATTaggtttcaaaaaaaaatcaaattacagTAGCGGCAATAAGTTTTctggtgatttttttttggtaacatAAAAACTATTAGTCTAAAGATGGCTTATGGGATCGACATATTCATCTGATCATATTTGCTAATTGAGAGATGGCATGTGCTTTAGGTTGGGGATTCTGATCAGAAATTGGCAGATGGAATTTCTCTATACTCGATTGTATCGGACTCATATGGAAGAGCATCAATTATTGGACCACTTATAACAGTAAGTAATCTTAACCTTTTCAGCTCTTACCTTTTCCAACATCTGGTCCTTCCTCACCATCAAGTATGTGTGTTTGTTAGGAACATGCAAAAGGAGGAAAGGCTATTGTTTTCACTCAGACAAAGCGTGATGCTGATCGATTGGcatatgccatgtcaagaagCTTTAGATGTGAGGCTTTGCATGGGGATATTTCACAAAGCCAGAGGGAAAGGACCCTTGCTGGTTTTCGAAATGggaattttaatattttagttgCCACTGACGTTGCTGCTCGTGGGCTTGATGTACCCAATGTTGATCTCGTGAGATTTATTTCACCatttacttttgattttgtttcattTATCTATGTCTTTGTTTATGCCCTAGTTGATAATCACTAGACAATTTAATACTACATTATTCTCTAATCAAGCAGTTATTACAACATGTTCTCTTTCCCTTCCCTTTTGTTAGCTTTCATGACTGAATTAAAGCTTTTAAATACTCAAGTTAGGCCCATGTATGGTTTTTCACTGCATTTGGCACTGATAATGTTTTGGATTCAAATTAAGGAAAAGGAGTTGGATTGACGTTCTTCGCTTTCTTGGTCTTAGGTGATACATTATGAGCTGCCAAATAATCCAGAAATATTTGTTCACCGGTCTGGCCGAACAGGTCGTGCTGGGAAGAAAGGAAGTGCTATTCTTGTTTACACACAGGCTGAATCCAGGGCTGTTAGGACTATTGAGCAAGAAGTAGGATGCAAATTTACTGAGGTAAAGATGAAGTCTTTTACATTTGCATCTTCGGGTTACAGGGTTTTCTTTGGGTGGACTCTGCTCTTAGTTCAATGCATTGAGATTAACACAACTCTGAAGTTGATTATCATGTGTTTTTGCGTAAGTTAATTAATAGGTTATATGCTGAAAGTAGCTTGACAGTTTATACGCTCAGGATGGTGTGCAGTGCAGTGCACTTTCCTGTTAAAGTCTCTAAATGAATGATACTCATTTGACAGAAACAAATAGGCATTCCCATTAAGGATCTGTGTTTCCTCTAAAATGTTTCTGTGGGGTCTGGATTCATGTGCATGCTCTCTGTCTATCTGATTTACTTCTTAGTTTGAGTCGAAGCTTACCAGAGGTCTGACATAGTCCTCTCTGGTATTGTATGGGGAGCTTCGCATCATTTTGCATGCTTGG
This window harbors:
- the LOC126582163 gene encoding DEAD-box ATP-dependent RNA helicase 53, mitochondrial-like — encoded protein: MMTTILRRTPTIATARTFAAIETLLINHHSFLGASAPELVLPANGAVAGEARLYTVSAPRTKLGSSYGYQVRDLHAKCGALSFQASTALGAQLAVDYSDDESSRRSGDDEGLEIAKLGIAKEIVSALANKGISKLFPIQRAVLEPAMQGRDMIGRARTGTGKTLAFGIPILDKIFKHNAIKGRGKSPLALVLAPTRELAKQVEKEFHDAAPGLETICVYGGTPISSQMRALDYGVDVAVGTPGRVIDLINRGALNLGEVQFVVLDEADQMLQVGFQEAVETILERVPKKRQTLLFSATMPNWIRKLTQNYLKDPAVIDLVGDSDQKLADGISLYSIVSDSYGRASIIGPLITEHAKGGKAIVFTQTKRDADRLAYAMSRSFRCEALHGDISQSQRERTLAGFRNGNFNILVATDVAARGLDVPNVDLVIHYELPNNPEIFVHRSGRTGRAGKKGSAILVYTQAESRAVRTIEQEVGCKFTELPRIAVDSKSIDMMPDMGRDRSGTKGSRFGAPSGPGFGRLGGFGRSNSYGDSSGQMGRSSGPRPGHYGAFGDSQSGSGFSGSSSNRGGNFGNSGFGRSSGFGSSDRTNGFGSSDRSSGFGVFGSSDRSGGSRNFGSDRQGGLDNNSSRFGSFGNDRF